The window CGGGCAGCGCTTCGGGCGGCGGCGCGTCAGGCCGCGGCGCGGCGTGGTCCAGCCCGCCGGGCTCCGGCGCGTGGAACGACGCCGACATCTCGAAGATCGCGCGGCCGTGCTGGCGCGCCACGCAGCGGCGCGTGGTGAAGCTGCCGCCGTCGCGCAGCCGGTCGACGGCGTAGTCGATCGGCTCCTCGGGGTCGCCCGGCAGTATGAAGTAGCCGTGCAGCGAGTGAGGCGGCCGCCCGGCGGCGGTGCGGGCCGCGGCCACCAGCGCCTGCGCGACGACGAGGCCGCCGAAGATGCGTCGGCGCCCCACGGCCGGGCTGCGGCCGGCGAAGCGGTCCGGCCCGGCCTCACCGAGGTTCAATGCAGCGACGAGGTCGGCGAGCGTGTGGGCCACGGCGGCGTCCCGCGCTCAGTCCCGCTTCACGTGCTCGACCGACTCGGCGAGGAGTTCGGCCATGCGGTGCCGGATCCGGTGTTCGCTGATCCCGAGCCCGTGCTTGTTCAGATCCTCGCCGAGCCGGGCCGCGACGGCGTCGTCGCCCCCGTTCTCGATCGCGACCGCCAGGAGCCGCCCCGCATAGGCCTCGGCCTCGTCGCCGCTGAGCCCGAGCTGGTGGGCCGCCCACAGGCCGAGCTCGCGGTTGCGGCGCGCCTGGGCGCGGAAGGCGAGGTCCTGGTCGTGGGCGAACAGGTTTTCGAAGGCGCGTTCCCGATCGTCGAAGGTCGTCATGGGGCGAGGCTCCCGGGCCGCGGGGCGCGGCTGGCCCGTTCCGAACGCGCATCTTGCGGCTCGGATGCGCGCTGCCCAAATCTTGCGCTTCAGCGCGCCCCGGCGGGCCGCGCCGCCCGGCGCGCGCCGGGGGCGGCGTTGTGCGGGACGGTGCGATCCGCTAGGCTGCCGCGGGGTCGGTCAGACGGGGCGCTCCATTCCCCCCTGCCGCATGCGGCTTCGATGTTGCAACGACGTCGCGCGAGCCGGTCGAGCGAGCGTGAGTGAGGAGCCCGACCGACCCATGGATTTTCTCAAGCCCCGGTTGACGCCAATGAACCGCCGCCGCCGCATCTACGAGGGCAAGGCCAAGGTCCTCTACGAGGGTCCCGAGCCCGGCACCCTGATCCAGCACTTCAAGGACGACGCCACCGCGTTCAACGCCAAGAAGCACCAGATCATCGACGGCAAGGGCGTCCTCAACAACCGGATCTCGGAGTACATCTTTCAGCACCTGAACAACATCGGCGTGCCGACGCACTTCATCCGTCGGCTGAACATGCGCGAGCAGCTGATCAAGGAGGTGGAGATCATCCCGCTCGAGGTGGTGGTGCGCAACGTGGCGGCGGGGTCTCTGTCGACGCGCCTCGGCATCGAGGAGGGCACGCAGCTCCCGCGGTCCATCATCGAGTTCTACTACAAGAACGACGGCCTCAACGACCCCATGGTGTCGGAGGAGCACATCACCGCCTTCGGCTGGGCGTCGCCGCAGGAGATCGACGACATCATGGCCCTCGCTATCCGGGTCAACGACTTCCTGTCCGGCCTGTTCCTGGGCGTCGGCATCCGCCTCGTCGACTTCAAGATGGAGACCGGGCGCCTGTGGGAGGGCGACCTGATGCGGATCGTCGTGGCAGACGAGATCTCGCCCGACTCGTGCCGGCTGTGGGACGTGAAGTCGAGCGACAAGATGGACAAGGACCGCTTCCGCCGCGACCTCGGCGGCCTCGTCGAGGCCTACACCGAGGTGGCCCGCCGCCTCGGCATCATGCAGGAGAACGACGCGGCCCGCTCCGCTGGGCCGCAGCTCGTACAGTGACGCGGCTTGCACCCGCGACGCCTCGGAAAGCCCCCGCGCGGGGCTTTCTTCGTTTCGGGGAAGCGGCCGACCGGGATCCCGCCGTCGCACTTTACGGCCGGGGACGGCTCGCGGCCCGCGCGGTGGCCTGCTAGTCTGTCGCATGCGGACCGAGACGCCGCAGCGCCGAGGGGGTTCCGCCATGCCGACGACCGACCTCGCCAAGCGCGTCTACAACCACACCTGGAAGCTCGACCCGATCGTCCGCAGCCTGCTGGACACGGACTTCTACAAGCTGCTGATGCTCCAGATGATCTGGGGTCTCTACCGCGACCAGCCGGTGACCTTCTCCCTGGTCAACCGCTCCCACAGGGTGCGGGTGGCGGACGAGATCGACGTCGTGGAGCTGCGCGACCAGCTCGACCACGCCCGCTCGCTCACGGTGAGCAAGAAGGAGATGATCTGGCTCGCCGGCAACAGCTTCTACGGGCGCGCCCACATCTTCGAGCCCGCCTTCCTGTCCTGGCTCTCGACCTACCAGCTGCCGGACTACGACCTCGCGGTGCGCGACGGCCAGTTCGAGCTCAGCTTCTCGGGTTCCTGGGTCGACGTCACGCTGTGGGAGATCCCGGCGCTGGCCATCATCAACGAGCTGCGCTCCCGCGCCGCCCTGAAGGGGCTCGGCCGCTTCCAGCTCGACGTCGTCTACGCCCGCGCCAAGGCCAAGCTGTGGGACAAGGTCGAGCGCCTGCGCGGCCTTCCCGAGCTGCGAATCTCGGACTTCGGCACGCGCCGCCGCCACGGCTTCCTGTGGCAGCGCTGGTGCGTCGAGGCGCTCAAGGAGGGGCTCGGCGACGCCTTCACGGGCACCAGCAACGTCCTGCTCGCCATGGACAACGACCTCGAAGCCCTCGGCACCAACGCCCACGAGCTGCCCATGGTGCTGGCCGCGCTGGCCCGCGACGAGGCGGGCCTGCGCCGCTCGCCCTATGCCGTGCTGGCCGACTGGCGCAAGTACTACGGCGGCAACCTCCTCATCGTGCTGCCCGACACCTTCGGCACGACGCCCTTCCTCCGCGACGCGCCGGACTGGGTCGCGGACTGGACGGGCTTCCGCCCGGACTCGGCCCCGCCGATCCCCGGCGGCGAAGCCATCATCGAGTGGTGGCGGTCCAAGGGCCGCGACCCGCGCGACAAGCTGCTGGTGTTCTCCGACGCGCTCGACGTCGACACGATCGAGGAAACCTACCGCCATTTCCAGGGCCGCGTGCGGATGAGCTTCGGCTGGGGCACCAACCTCACCAACGACTTCGCCGGCTGCGCGCCGACGCCGAACGGCGGCCTGAAGGCCATCTCGCTCGTGTGCAAGATCACCGAGGCCGGCGGCCGCCCCGCCGTCAAGCTGTCCGACAACCCCGAGAAGGCGCTCGGGCGCCCGGACGAGGTGGAGCGCTACCTGCGCGTCTTCGGCCAGGCGGGCCGGGTCGCCCAGCCGGTCCTGGTGTAGGCGACCGCTTCCCTTTCCGCTCCGCATCCGATACGCAGGCCGGGCCAGCCGGCCGGACGGCCGTCGCGCGCGAGCGCGGAGGAAAGTCCGGGCTCCACGGAAACACGGTGCCGGATAACGTCCGGCGGGGGCGACCCCAGGGATAGCGCCACAGAAAGCAGACCGCCCGGCTGGACGAGCGATCGTCCGGTCCGGGTCAGGGTGAAAGGGTGCGGTAAGAGCGCACCGCGGAGGCGGCAACGTCGACGGCACGGCAAGCCCCACCGGGAGCAAGATCGAATAGGGGCGACGGGGCGCGGACCGGCCATGCCGGCCTGGCGTCCAACCCGTTTCCGGGCTGTCGCCCGGGTTGATCGCTCGAGGCGGCCGGCGACGGTCGTCCCAGAGGAATGGTCGTCACGCGCGGCGGGCTCGCCTTCCGCGCCATACAGAACCCGGCTTACAGGCCGGCTGGCACCCTCTCCCCCGAACCTTGACGGCCCCGACCGGGCCTCCGCGGTCCCCGCATGGGATCGCGCCCCACCCGGGCGTGGGACGGCGCCCCACTCCGCACCTGCTGACGGCCCGGAACGGGCGGCCGAAGCCACTCGGCCGATTCCGCTGTGGACAAGTCGCGCCCGCTCGGGACGGCGGCCGCCGCCCGCGCGCCGCGAAGCCATGCCGATTCGACCCCCGCCTCGCCTGCCGCTTCAGTCCTGATGCCGCTCGCGGATCCGCCTTCCCCGCCCCATCTCGCCCCGCCGCGCGCCGGTTTTTCCGGCGCCGCGGCAAGGGTCCCTTAACCCTAAGCGGCGCTTACTGGACCCTGGCCCCCAGTTCGCGCGCGGGGCCGTTCGTTGACGCCCATGGGGTCCCATGCTATCCCAAGCCATCCCGTCCGGCAGCCAAGTTCGAGCTTCCGCGGTGGACCATCTCGCGATGGGTCTCCCGCGCTCGGACCGCCGTGCCCGCGGGATCCGGCTTGCTCGGGACAGAGGGGATTTTGGATCGCTTCGTCTCGCACTTCACCAATCGGCTGGACGCCAAGGGTCGCGTGTCGATCCCGGCCTCCTTCCGTTCGGTGCTGGCGCGGGACGGCTTCGAAGGGTTGTACGTCTATCCCTCGCTCTACGCGGACGCCCTGGACTGCGGCGGCAACGCCCTGCTCCGGGAGGTCGACGCGCTGATGGCCCCTCTGTCGCCCTATTCGGAGGAGTGGGACGCCTACGCGTCCACACTCCACGGGGAGAGCGAGGTGCTCAAGCTCGACGGGGAAGGGCGGGTGATCCTGTCCGAGAAGCTGAAGCACCACGCCGCGATCGCCGCCGAGGTGACGCTGGTGGGTCAGGGGCACAAGTTTCAGATCTGGGAGCCGGGACGGTTTCGCGCGCATTTGGAAGAGGCCAGACGCCGAGTGCGCGATCACCGAAGACTGCTCAGCTCCGGACATGCGGCGCAGATCACCGCGCCGCAGCCTCCTGGAGCACGGGACTGATGACGGATCGCGGCCCAGACGACGCTCTGGCCGCCGGCGGACCGATCCGGCATCGCCCCGTGCTCCGCGAGGAGGCCCTCGATGCCCTCCTCCTGCGCGACGGCGGCACCTACCTCGACGGCACCTTCGGCGCCGGCGGCTACACGCGCGCGATGCTGGCTCACCCCGGCACGCGCGTCGTGGCGCTCGACCGCGACCCCACGGCGATCGCCGGCGGGGCCGGACTCGCCGCGTCGGAGCCCCGGCTCACCCTGGTCGAGGCCCGCTTCGCGACGCTCGGCGCCGTGGCGGACGAGCTCGGCCTGGACCGCCTCGACGGCGTCGTGCTCGACATCGGCGTGTCGTCCATGCAGTTCGACCAGGCGGATCGCGGCTTCTCGTTCCGCTTCGACGGGCCGCTCGACATGCGCATGGGCGGCGACGGACCCTCGGCGGCCGACATCGTCAACGGCGCCGACGAGGGCGACCTCGCGGACATCCTGTACCGCTACGGCGAAGAGCGCGCGTCCCGCCGCATCGCCCGCGCGATCTGCTTCGACCGCCGCACCGCGCCCTTCACCTCGACGAAGCAGCTCGCCGACATGATCGGCCGGGTCATGCCGGGGCGCCCCGGCGACATCCACCCCGCCACGCGCAGCTTCCAGGCGCTGCGCATCGCCGTGAACGACGAGCTCGGCGAACTCCACGACGCGCTGGAGGCGGCCGAGCGCGTGCTCGCGCCCGGCGGCCGGCTCGCGGTGGTGACCTTCCATTCGCTGGAGGACCGCATCGTCAAGCGCTTCCTGCAGGGCCGCGCGGGGCGGGGCGACGGCGGCTCGCGCCACATGCCGGCCGGCGCCGCGCCACCGGCCGCCACCTTCGCCCTGCCCGGCCGCCAGCCGGTCGCGCCCGGCGAGGCCGAAATCGCCGCGAACCCGCGCGCGCGCTCGGCGAAGCTCCGCGTCGGCGCGCGGACCGAGGCGCCGGCCCGGGCGCCGGACCCCGCGGCCCGCGCCGCCGTCACCGTCAGCTGGAAGCGTTGAAGCCATGCTGC is drawn from Lichenibacterium dinghuense and contains these coding sequences:
- a CDS encoding DUF1476 domain-containing protein, yielding MTTFDDRERAFENLFAHDQDLAFRAQARRNRELGLWAAHQLGLSGDEAEAYAGRLLAVAIENGGDDAVAARLGEDLNKHGLGISEHRIRHRMAELLAESVEHVKRD
- the purC gene encoding phosphoribosylaminoimidazolesuccinocarboxamide synthase, whose product is MDFLKPRLTPMNRRRRIYEGKAKVLYEGPEPGTLIQHFKDDATAFNAKKHQIIDGKGVLNNRISEYIFQHLNNIGVPTHFIRRLNMREQLIKEVEIIPLEVVVRNVAAGSLSTRLGIEEGTQLPRSIIEFYYKNDGLNDPMVSEEHITAFGWASPQEIDDIMALAIRVNDFLSGLFLGVGIRLVDFKMETGRLWEGDLMRIVVADEISPDSCRLWDVKSSDKMDKDRFRRDLGGLVEAYTEVARRLGIMQENDAARSAGPQLVQ
- the pncB gene encoding nicotinate phosphoribosyltransferase, whose translation is MPTTDLAKRVYNHTWKLDPIVRSLLDTDFYKLLMLQMIWGLYRDQPVTFSLVNRSHRVRVADEIDVVELRDQLDHARSLTVSKKEMIWLAGNSFYGRAHIFEPAFLSWLSTYQLPDYDLAVRDGQFELSFSGSWVDVTLWEIPALAIINELRSRAALKGLGRFQLDVVYARAKAKLWDKVERLRGLPELRISDFGTRRRHGFLWQRWCVEALKEGLGDAFTGTSNVLLAMDNDLEALGTNAHELPMVLAALARDEAGLRRSPYAVLADWRKYYGGNLLIVLPDTFGTTPFLRDAPDWVADWTGFRPDSAPPIPGGEAIIEWWRSKGRDPRDKLLVFSDALDVDTIEETYRHFQGRVRMSFGWGTNLTNDFAGCAPTPNGGLKAISLVCKITEAGGRPAVKLSDNPEKALGRPDEVERYLRVFGQAGRVAQPVLV
- a CDS encoding division/cell wall cluster transcriptional repressor MraZ; its protein translation is MDRFVSHFTNRLDAKGRVSIPASFRSVLARDGFEGLYVYPSLYADALDCGGNALLREVDALMAPLSPYSEEWDAYASTLHGESEVLKLDGEGRVILSEKLKHHAAIAAEVTLVGQGHKFQIWEPGRFRAHLEEARRRVRDHRRLLSSGHAAQITAPQPPGARD
- the rsmH gene encoding 16S rRNA (cytosine(1402)-N(4))-methyltransferase RsmH — translated: MMTDRGPDDALAAGGPIRHRPVLREEALDALLLRDGGTYLDGTFGAGGYTRAMLAHPGTRVVALDRDPTAIAGGAGLAASEPRLTLVEARFATLGAVADELGLDRLDGVVLDIGVSSMQFDQADRGFSFRFDGPLDMRMGGDGPSAADIVNGADEGDLADILYRYGEERASRRIARAICFDRRTAPFTSTKQLADMIGRVMPGRPGDIHPATRSFQALRIAVNDELGELHDALEAAERVLAPGGRLAVVTFHSLEDRIVKRFLQGRAGRGDGGSRHMPAGAAPPAATFALPGRQPVAPGEAEIAANPRARSAKLRVGARTEAPARAPDPAARAAVTVSWKR